The DNA sequence GCCCTACCGTCTGTCGCCCTGACTGCATGGCAGGCGCTGTTCGACGACGGACAGCTGACCAGCGGACAGAGCGTGCTGATCGTCGGCGCCGGAGGCGTGGTCGGCAAGTACGCCATCCAACTGGCCAAACGCGCTGGCGTGCACGTCATCGCAACCGCCAGCCCACGCAGTATCGACGCAGTCCGCGCCGCGGGCGCCGACCACATCATCGATCACACCAACACCGCCGTACTCGATGCCCTCGACGGGCATGTAGACGTATTGCTCAACCTCGCCCCCATCGAACCCGAGCAGTTCGCCACCCTCGTCACTGCCGTTCGAGACGGCGGCGCCGTTGTCAGCACCACCGCGTTCATGGCGACGCCCGACGACAAAGCACGAAATGTGCGGGCAGCCACCGTGTTCGTTCAACCGAACCGCACACGCCTCACCGAGATCGTGTCCCTGGTCGACGCCGGCGCACTCACCATCGAGGTCACGCGGCGGATACCCCTCACCGAACTGCCCGCCCTCCACAAGGAAGCAGCCGGCGGACGGATCGCAGGGAAGATCATCGTGCTGCCCTGAATGCTCGGTTCGCATGTGGCAGCGCGCTGAATGGTTGATGTGGTACTGACTGAGGCCCGGCGAGCTCCTGCCGGCGCAGTCGCACGGGGCCAAGTCGCTTGGTCGAAATGCGTTC is a window from the Williamsia sp. DF01-3 genome containing:
- a CDS encoding NADP-dependent oxidoreductase encodes the protein MKAVQFHEVGGPEVLHYGDVEQPTPAAGQVRVRVAASAYNAADNGMRAGFLPIPIVLPHIPGYDISGTVDALGEDVDDLAVGDNVIGFLPMEHDGGAAEYVTAPAQALVHAPTTVPLDDAAALPSVALTAWQALFDDGQLTSGQSVLIVGAGGVVGKYAIQLAKRAGVHVIATASPRSIDAVRAAGADHIIDHTNTAVLDALDGHVDVLLNLAPIEPEQFATLVTAVRDGGAVVSTTAFMATPDDKARNVRAATVFVQPNRTRLTEIVSLVDAGALTIEVTRRIPLTELPALHKEAAGGRIAGKIIVLP